One window from the genome of Gimesia aquarii encodes:
- a CDS encoding DUF1559 domain-containing protein: MFNLSHQKKGFTLIELLVVIAIIAILIALLLPAVQQAREAARRSTCKNNMKQLGLALHNYNETFKVLPYSVSHSGSCSTGSASTGSTVTLNHRGFLLLLPYLEQTNLYNQFNASVSTGSYNPSGGVIVAPGAAGNTNDEVVSTIVPLFHCPSDSTPEVYTTTSSTHYSISPGNSTLPGVFTNYEFSTNSQYTSCTNWGELGLTTRPMFGFNGCAKFRDVTDGMSNTVALVETTRLVANGEGTAWGFSKWVGNGTNFAGANINTWYSTGPIGNLASWSYSGSLHTGGCHVLMGDGAVRFVSENIHAPTRAHLAYIADGNVVDFP; this comes from the coding sequence GTGTTTAATTTGAGTCATCAGAAAAAAGGATTCACACTTATTGAGTTGTTAGTCGTGATCGCAATCATTGCGATTTTAATCGCACTCTTATTACCTGCTGTACAACAAGCAAGAGAAGCAGCTCGGCGTAGTACTTGCAAAAACAACATGAAGCAACTTGGTTTAGCATTGCACAATTATAATGAAACATTCAAAGTGCTACCTTATTCGGTGTCACACTCCGGTTCATGTAGTACCGGTTCTGCTTCTACAGGGAGTACAGTGACGCTCAACCACCGTGGGTTCCTGCTCCTGTTGCCATATTTAGAACAAACAAACTTGTATAACCAATTTAACGCCAGTGTCTCGACAGGTTCCTATAATCCATCAGGTGGAGTCATCGTTGCTCCGGGGGCTGCCGGGAACACCAATGATGAAGTTGTCTCTACGATTGTTCCTTTATTTCACTGTCCGTCAGATTCGACACCTGAAGTCTATACCACGACTTCCAGTACGCATTATTCAATCTCGCCAGGAAATTCGACATTACCAGGTGTTTTTACGAATTACGAATTCAGTACGAACAGCCAGTATACTTCGTGTACGAATTGGGGAGAACTCGGTTTGACTACTCGTCCCATGTTTGGATTTAATGGTTGCGCCAAATTTCGAGATGTGACAGATGGTATGAGCAACACAGTGGCGCTTGTAGAAACAACTCGACTGGTTGCAAACGGCGAAGGAACTGCCTGGGGATTTTCCAAGTGGGTTGGAAACGGAACTAATTTCGCTGGAGCCAACATCAACACCTGGTATTCAACCGGCCCAATTGGAAACCTTGCTTCCTGGTCATATTCCGGGAGTTTACACACCGGTGGTTGTCACGTTCTGATGGGTGACGGAGCAGTCCGGTTTGTGAGTGAAAATATTCATGCTCCCACTCGCGCCCATCTGGCATATATCGCTGATGGAAATGTCGTTGACTTCCCCTGA
- a CDS encoding carboxypeptidase regulatory-like domain-containing protein — MLKSSNRRIADCFGIKIARIQWWNTLLLLSTCLILAGCSGGPTDTPPLARVKGTVTLDGKPLTSGTVQFTPNKDRGTTGRMALGGIQPDGTFELMTIKAGDGAQIGHHLVAIECYESTEFDPKNPTNPEPKSLIPKRYTDSNKSGLTAEVKANEENSFTFDLKTNP; from the coding sequence ATGCTGAAATCATCAAACCGACGAATAGCAGATTGCTTTGGAATCAAAATAGCGCGAATCCAGTGGTGGAATACGCTTCTGCTTCTATCTACATGCCTGATTTTGGCAGGCTGTAGTGGAGGCCCTACGGACACACCTCCGCTCGCCAGAGTCAAAGGAACTGTTACCCTTGATGGAAAACCACTCACAAGTGGAACTGTTCAATTTACGCCAAATAAAGACCGGGGTACAACGGGACGAATGGCGCTGGGGGGCATTCAACCCGATGGAACTTTTGAGCTCATGACAATCAAAGCAGGAGATGGCGCTCAAATTGGCCACCATCTCGTAGCGATTGAATGTTATGAATCGACAGAGTTTGATCCGAAAAACCCGACGAACCCAGAGCCTAAATCATTGATTCCAAAACGTTACACTGATTCAAATAAAAGTGGACTGACTGCAGAAGTGAAAGCAAATGAAGAGAACTCGTTCACATTCGATTTGAAAACGAATCCTTAA
- a CDS encoding alpha/beta hydrolase, which translates to MLRVLFSIMLTCSLVTSIAIAADKKGAPKPTYADVSYGPYKMNKLDFWEAKGKGPRPLLVYIHGGGWIGGDKSRLPGKIQTYLDKGISYAAVNYRLTGEAPLPAPVHDAARAIQFLRSKAKEWNINKQKIALTGGSAGACTSMWLLLHDDLADPKAKDPVLRESTRVTAAAVGGGQTSIDPKVIEPWLGPNVLKHAMIHRAVGGKSMEDVMDNYKKHEALYKEFSPYNHLTADDPPLLMTYGNNMKLPSENAGHGIHHPVYGVKMKEKADKAGTECHLLIPGVSTSKQYKNANEFLMDKLLSKDS; encoded by the coding sequence ATGCTGCGCGTTCTGTTTTCCATAATGTTGACATGTAGTTTAGTGACTTCGATAGCCATCGCAGCAGACAAAAAAGGGGCTCCCAAACCGACGTATGCGGATGTTTCATATGGTCCTTATAAGATGAACAAACTGGACTTCTGGGAAGCCAAAGGGAAAGGACCACGTCCATTGTTGGTTTATATTCATGGTGGTGGCTGGATCGGTGGAGACAAAAGTCGTCTTCCTGGTAAGATCCAGACATATCTTGACAAAGGCATTTCTTATGCAGCGGTCAACTATCGCTTGACGGGTGAAGCCCCATTGCCGGCTCCCGTACACGATGCCGCTCGCGCAATTCAATTCTTACGTTCCAAAGCAAAAGAGTGGAATATTAATAAGCAAAAAATTGCGTTGACGGGTGGGAGTGCAGGGGCTTGCACATCAATGTGGTTATTATTGCACGATGATCTGGCTGACCCCAAGGCTAAAGACCCTGTCTTACGTGAATCCACGCGTGTGACTGCGGCTGCCGTTGGAGGTGGGCAGACATCGATTGATCCCAAAGTCATCGAACCCTGGCTGGGTCCCAATGTGTTAAAACATGCTATGATTCATCGCGCCGTTGGCGGTAAGAGCATGGAGGATGTCATGGATAACTATAAAAAACACGAGGCCCTTTACAAAGAGTTTTCCCCTTATAACCATCTTACAGCAGATGATCCGCCCCTCTTAATGACCTATGGCAATAATATGAAACTCCCTTCTGAAAATGCGGGGCATGGAATTCATCATCCCGTGTATGGAGTGAAAATGAAAGAAAAGGCCGATAAGGCCGGCACAGAATGCCATCTTTTGATTCCGGGCGTTTCAACATCAAAACAATACAAAAATGCGAATGAATTTTTGATGGATAAACTCTTAAGCAAAGATTCCTGA
- a CDS encoding FAD-dependent oxidoreductase, whose translation MKRRQFLSQCGIFGFGIFSPILLQALQSRTSYASIPRELKADVVIIGSGLGGCAAALAACRNGATVILTEPTDWIGGQISQQAVPPDEHKWIESFGRTKSYAQLRTLIRSYYKQHYPLTSKAQQIPNLNPGNGSVSRICHEPKVGLAALQSMLAPEISRGRLTLLLNTSPISANYTGDQVEAVKCHTLGLNKSVTLHGKYFVDASEEGDLLPLTGTEYALGAESQKETNEPHAPERANPANIQSFTHCFAIDHLEGEDHTIERPPMYGFWKNHVPPLTPAWSGKILSLDYSYPRTLKPKTLSFVPSGKDAVLPRTKTLNLWRYRRMIDRNNFIPGTYASDITVVNWPQNDYMLGNITDVTPAEREKHLNAAKQLSLSLLYWLQTEAPRPDGQQGWKGLRLRKDIVGTDDGLAKYPYIRESRRIKAELTIKEQDLTLTERTKVMGKDHKPLLAKPFSDSIGIGYYHLDLHPSSGGDNYIDMASVPFQIPLGAMIPQRIENLIPACKNIGTTHISNGCYRLHPVEWSIGEAAGALCAQAISKGTTPRMIRNNPQQLQDFQNLLTKQGIELEWSQLS comes from the coding sequence ATGAAACGACGACAGTTTTTAAGCCAGTGTGGTATCTTTGGTTTTGGAATCTTTAGTCCTATTTTACTTCAAGCTTTACAATCGAGAACCTCTTATGCATCTATCCCCAGGGAACTCAAAGCTGATGTTGTAATCATTGGCAGTGGTCTGGGAGGTTGTGCAGCCGCCCTCGCAGCCTGCCGTAATGGCGCAACGGTAATTTTGACAGAACCCACGGACTGGATTGGAGGTCAGATTTCACAACAGGCTGTGCCTCCCGATGAGCACAAGTGGATTGAATCATTTGGTCGCACAAAATCGTATGCGCAACTGCGAACTCTTATCCGCAGTTATTACAAGCAGCATTATCCATTAACGAGCAAGGCACAACAGATTCCCAATTTGAACCCGGGCAATGGTTCCGTCTCGCGCATCTGTCACGAGCCCAAGGTGGGACTTGCGGCATTGCAATCGATGTTAGCACCTGAAATCAGTCGGGGACGATTGACATTGCTTTTGAATACATCACCCATCAGTGCTAATTACACTGGTGATCAGGTTGAGGCGGTTAAGTGCCACACCTTAGGGTTGAACAAATCAGTTACTTTACACGGAAAATATTTTGTCGACGCCAGCGAAGAAGGGGACTTACTTCCTTTAACGGGAACAGAGTATGCATTAGGGGCAGAGTCACAAAAAGAGACCAATGAACCACACGCACCTGAGCGTGCCAATCCGGCAAACATTCAATCGTTTACACATTGTTTTGCCATAGATCACCTGGAAGGAGAAGACCACACCATCGAGCGGCCCCCAATGTACGGATTCTGGAAGAATCATGTTCCACCATTGACACCGGCCTGGTCAGGCAAAATACTTTCGCTTGATTACTCTTACCCTCGTACCTTAAAACCCAAAACACTGTCATTTGTTCCCAGCGGTAAAGATGCAGTTCTACCAAGAACCAAAACACTGAATCTCTGGCGTTATCGCAGAATGATTGACCGCAACAATTTTATCCCGGGCACTTATGCCAGCGACATTACTGTTGTCAATTGGCCACAGAATGATTACATGCTGGGCAACATCACCGATGTGACTCCCGCCGAGCGAGAGAAGCACTTAAATGCTGCGAAACAACTCAGTCTTTCCTTACTCTATTGGCTTCAAACAGAAGCCCCCAGACCCGATGGTCAGCAAGGCTGGAAAGGGCTACGTCTGCGAAAAGATATTGTGGGTACAGATGACGGACTGGCCAAGTATCCCTACATTCGTGAGTCTCGCCGCATTAAAGCAGAACTGACGATCAAAGAACAAGACCTGACTCTTACAGAACGAACCAAAGTCATGGGTAAAGACCATAAACCGCTCCTGGCAAAACCATTCTCAGACTCGATTGGCATTGGATATTATCACCTGGATCTTCATCCCAGTTCGGGGGGGGACAACTATATCGACATGGCGAGTGTCCCTTTTCAAATTCCACTCGGTGCAATGATTCCTCAACGAATTGAAAACTTAATCCCAGCCTGCAAAAACATTGGCACGACACACATCTCAAATGGCTGCTATCGTCTTCATCCGGTGGAATGGTCGATTGGTGAAGCAGCAGGAGCACTCTGTGCCCAGGCGATCTCCAAAGGTACCACTCCGCGGATGATTCGAAACAACCCGCAACAACTTCAAGATTTTCAGAATCTACTGACAAAGCAGGGAATCGAACTCGAGTGGTCTCAATTAAGCTAG
- a CDS encoding PepSY-like domain-containing protein — MTNNSKFMRNIGLAIVVCGLLASASFAYEALTYDKLPSAVKKNIESLHPNSRVLTANIDEDGLYQIDVNANNKHFLVELTRSGRVVSNKSQGKVLKSTPKSVNLPARVRATVKKLYPNGNVVSAAADEDGVYQIQIKSPQGISNVESTRSGRILSNDRDATDKDEDLSISPSLQARHIESVRKLPYAVLAAVEKAHPQGVIVHVYQDLYGPRYGRSAYYVNIVKNNEVYNVGLTATGKVLKDTLDNQTERLARLPQVVSDTAKAAFPNGVIYGSGTRNGNYEVDVLVDGLPYDLVITKSGHVISKKRDYHE, encoded by the coding sequence ATGACGAATAATTCAAAATTCATGAGAAATATTGGTTTGGCGATTGTCGTATGTGGCCTGCTTGCTTCCGCATCATTTGCTTATGAAGCACTTACTTATGATAAGTTACCGAGTGCAGTTAAGAAGAACATCGAATCGTTACACCCGAACTCACGTGTATTGACTGCAAACATCGATGAAGATGGTCTTTATCAGATTGATGTGAATGCCAACAATAAGCATTTTCTCGTGGAATTGACACGATCGGGCCGCGTGGTGAGCAATAAAAGTCAGGGAAAGGTTCTAAAGAGTACACCAAAATCTGTAAACCTTCCCGCCAGAGTGCGGGCGACAGTCAAGAAGCTTTATCCCAATGGTAATGTTGTCTCCGCGGCGGCCGATGAAGATGGTGTATACCAAATTCAAATTAAGAGTCCACAAGGAATAAGCAATGTTGAGTCAACGCGATCAGGAAGAATCTTAAGCAATGATCGCGATGCGACAGACAAGGATGAAGATCTGAGCATTTCGCCATCCTTACAGGCGCGGCACATTGAAAGCGTACGAAAGTTGCCTTATGCCGTACTTGCCGCGGTCGAAAAAGCACATCCACAAGGTGTGATTGTCCATGTTTATCAAGACCTGTATGGTCCTCGTTATGGACGTTCAGCTTACTATGTTAACATCGTCAAGAATAACGAAGTTTATAATGTGGGCCTCACTGCCACTGGCAAAGTTCTTAAAGATACACTCGATAACCAGACAGAACGTCTGGCACGTCTACCACAGGTTGTCAGCGACACTGCCAAAGCAGCCTTTCCTAATGGAGTAATTTACGGTAGCGGTACACGAAATGGCAATTATGAGGTTGATGTCTTAGTCGATGGTCTTCCCTATGATTTAGTAATCACAAAAAGTGGCCATGTGATTTCGAAGAAACGCGATTATCACGAATAA
- a CDS encoding nucleoside deaminase, with product MTQWISTISLGAVIAIASIYWVVDESQSQTVVSPNQKSVKYVGSGTDYEGVPQSIDLSYIFTSTRPPCTECSHSDSSLRHKYQCQQHNIKRGKKYRGIEVGENRWIKMACEEAHQSVKEGGGPFGAVIVQIDDASNQVIRFWRCRNQVTRNIDPTAHAEVSAIRTVASELGVFDLGDIRRDDPRLKLAQSGETSHCEIYSSCEPCPMCYAAIRWARIDTIVFSATRFDAAEPGVDFSDLNLYEELATPYQDRDSNGLRVYQATTTNSLDAFNLWKNIDKVTY from the coding sequence ATGACGCAATGGATTTCAACAATCTCACTCGGGGCGGTTATTGCGATTGCATCTATCTATTGGGTAGTAGACGAATCTCAATCCCAAACGGTCGTTTCTCCTAATCAAAAGTCGGTTAAGTATGTCGGTTCAGGAACTGATTATGAGGGAGTGCCACAATCGATTGACTTGTCTTATATTTTCACATCGACAAGACCGCCGTGTACCGAATGTTCCCATTCCGATTCTTCATTACGTCACAAATACCAATGCCAGCAGCACAATATAAAGCGAGGTAAAAAATACCGCGGTATCGAAGTCGGTGAGAACCGATGGATCAAGATGGCCTGTGAAGAAGCACACCAGTCAGTCAAGGAAGGTGGCGGTCCGTTTGGTGCCGTCATCGTTCAAATCGATGATGCATCAAATCAAGTCATTCGTTTCTGGCGGTGTCGTAATCAGGTGACCAGAAATATCGACCCTACAGCACATGCTGAAGTGAGCGCTATTCGGACGGTTGCCAGCGAGTTAGGAGTATTTGATCTTGGAGATATTCGACGTGATGATCCTCGTTTGAAGTTAGCTCAATCTGGTGAAACATCGCATTGTGAGATCTATAGTAGCTGTGAGCCTTGCCCAATGTGCTATGCCGCGATTCGTTGGGCGCGCATTGACACGATTGTCTTTTCTGCCACACGTTTTGATGCGGCTGAACCAGGGGTCGATTTTTCAGACCTCAATCTTTATGAGGAACTAGCTACCCCTTATCAAGACCGTGATAGCAATGGCCTTCGTGTCTATCAAGCGACTACTACAAACTCATTAGACGCTTTTAATCTTTGGAAAAATATAGACAAAGTTACGTATTAG
- a CDS encoding prolyl oligopeptidase family serine peptidase produces MSSFLILIISLQTVFAGEKEDPTSAANNKALWEQIAPYFEPPDEFKGNLGKYKSPLKFYDGRLVKTPADWQTRRQEILKTWHTMMGEWPPVNENPRVEYLKEEHRDNFSQYTVRFNIAPGHPNTGYLLIPDRAKQNRSTPAVLVVFYDPETGVGLKGENRDFAYQLAKRGFVTFSVGHDYSLYYPDRENAQIQPLSALAYGAANAFHVLANRKEVDPKRIGIVGHSYGGKWAMFASCLYDKFACAAWSDGGIVFDENRPSVNYWEPWYLGYAGPNFRKRGLPTKENPRTGLYKKLIKEGYDLHELHALMAPRPFMVSGGSEDQPKQWRALNHTVAVNRFLGYKNRVAMTNREKHAPNPESNEQMYQFFEYWLKQNQLSAN; encoded by the coding sequence ATGTCGAGTTTCTTGATTTTAATTATCTCGCTACAAACCGTATTTGCTGGTGAAAAAGAGGACCCAACTTCAGCAGCGAATAATAAGGCACTTTGGGAACAGATTGCTCCCTATTTTGAACCACCCGATGAGTTTAAAGGGAATCTGGGGAAATACAAATCTCCATTGAAATTTTATGATGGTCGACTCGTCAAAACACCTGCAGACTGGCAAACGCGCCGTCAGGAAATTCTGAAGACATGGCACACGATGATGGGTGAGTGGCCGCCCGTGAATGAGAACCCTCGAGTGGAATATCTGAAAGAGGAACACCGTGACAATTTCTCACAGTACACAGTTAGGTTTAACATTGCACCAGGACATCCCAATACTGGCTATCTGCTAATTCCTGATCGTGCAAAACAGAATCGGAGTACACCGGCAGTTCTCGTCGTTTTTTATGATCCCGAGACAGGCGTTGGCTTGAAGGGAGAGAATCGTGATTTTGCTTATCAACTGGCAAAACGCGGCTTCGTGACATTTTCAGTCGGTCATGATTACTCTCTCTATTACCCTGACAGAGAGAATGCGCAAATTCAGCCTTTGTCTGCATTGGCCTATGGGGCTGCGAATGCATTTCATGTACTGGCAAATCGTAAAGAAGTCGATCCCAAACGAATTGGAATTGTCGGTCATTCCTACGGTGGCAAATGGGCGATGTTTGCTTCGTGCCTCTATGATAAATTCGCTTGTGCTGCCTGGTCTGATGGCGGGATTGTCTTCGATGAAAACAGACCCAGTGTGAATTATTGGGAGCCCTGGTATCTGGGATATGCGGGGCCTAACTTTCGCAAACGGGGTTTGCCGACCAAAGAAAATCCAAGAACAGGCCTTTATAAAAAACTGATTAAGGAAGGCTATGATTTGCATGAGTTGCATGCCTTGATGGCTCCTCGACCCTTTATGGTTTCTGGTGGTTCGGAAGATCAACCAAAACAATGGCGGGCGTTGAATCATACTGTTGCCGTGAATCGATTCTTGGGCTACAAAAATCGGGTCGCGATGACCAACCGCGAAAAGCACGCTCCCAACCCTGAATCAAATGAGCAAATGTACCAATTCTTCGAATACTGGCTGAAGCAAAATCAGTTGAGTGCGAATTAG
- a CDS encoding DUF1559 family PulG-like putative transporter, with protein MKTNSKKNRYWEIFTVLTIIGILCLLLIPEVQQATSGGTRDRFRDQIRKIGAAFAYYHAEHGCFPPAVFTDPDGASQHSWRALILPQLERSFTHKERRFDYLIDEPWNSAQNESVATQNPDLYHREIRSGQADSPSTTKLVAIIDDSTLWGKGHRNQLPRLVNDEEKQILLIEIPNPDGLWNEPTDISLNELFQLIENGVFAHQGTHALFNNGEVTWLSPDDITVQKMRILLTVK; from the coding sequence ATGAAAACCAATTCGAAGAAAAATCGGTACTGGGAGATATTCACGGTCCTGACGATCATTGGAATTCTGTGTCTGCTCTTGATTCCAGAGGTACAACAAGCGACTTCTGGAGGTACTAGAGATCGATTTCGAGATCAAATCAGAAAAATTGGAGCCGCCTTCGCTTATTACCATGCTGAGCATGGCTGTTTCCCACCTGCGGTATTCACGGATCCTGACGGAGCCTCTCAACATAGTTGGCGGGCTTTAATCCTTCCGCAGTTGGAACGATCATTTACACATAAGGAACGAAGATTTGATTATTTGATTGATGAGCCTTGGAACAGTGCGCAAAATGAATCTGTGGCAACCCAGAATCCTGATTTATATCATCGTGAAATTCGATCAGGTCAGGCAGATTCACCAAGCACAACAAAGCTCGTTGCCATCATTGATGATTCTACGTTATGGGGAAAGGGGCATCGTAATCAGCTCCCGCGCTTAGTGAATGATGAAGAGAAGCAAATCTTATTGATTGAAATCCCAAACCCTGATGGGTTATGGAATGAACCGACCGACATCTCTCTAAATGAACTATTCCAGTTGATTGAAAACGGTGTGTTTGCTCACCAAGGCACGCATGCTCTCTTCAACAACGGTGAAGTCACCTGGTTGTCTCCAGATGATATCACCGTGCAGAAGATGCGCATATTGCTCACCGTCAAATAG
- a CDS encoding HdeD family acid-resistance protein: MNDALLPPSKDFKLTGIILCVIGVICLIAPFVAGTAVVFVIGFLLLLGGILYAIQGARVDDVPGKTQHLILGILMVLGGIGIISHPVFGLTFLTLLMAMFFIFEGVWKIVMAFNVPPANGRNGILFSGAISLLLGGLIWSQWPLSGLWAVGTLMGVDFLLTGFFLINLSGPLNTGSSDTIETTATTKE; the protein is encoded by the coding sequence ATGAATGATGCCCTACTCCCTCCCTCAAAAGACTTCAAATTAACTGGCATCATACTTTGTGTGATTGGTGTCATTTGTTTAATTGCACCCTTTGTTGCGGGTACTGCCGTTGTCTTTGTAATCGGCTTTCTATTGCTGCTCGGAGGTATTTTGTATGCGATTCAAGGTGCGCGAGTTGATGATGTTCCAGGAAAAACACAGCACTTAATTCTCGGGATTCTTATGGTTCTGGGGGGAATCGGTATCATTAGTCACCCGGTCTTCGGATTGACTTTTCTGACATTGCTGATGGCAATGTTTTTTATCTTTGAGGGTGTCTGGAAAATTGTAATGGCTTTCAACGTTCCACCAGCTAATGGACGCAACGGGATTCTATTCAGTGGAGCCATTTCATTATTGCTTGGTGGCCTGATCTGGAGCCAATGGCCACTCTCAGGTTTATGGGCCGTTGGTACTCTGATGGGCGTTGACTTTTTACTGACCGGATTTTTTCTGATCAATCTGAGTGGGCCTCTCAATACCGGTTCATCAGACACCATTGAGACTACAGCTACCACCAAAGAGTAA
- a CDS encoding DUF1559 domain-containing protein: MDNKPHPRGKRGFTLIELLVVIAIIAILIALLLPAVQQAREAARRSTCKNNLKQIGLALHNYHETFTRFPPGSIGWSFTASSSANPQLNSMGPLVMILPYMDMSTIYNQFDFSLSYANPANVALSENIIPTYLCPSYSGDTTVSEHGYRGWNSNTRKAITNYLGVGGSPTTGSILRLTSGTSLPANQRGIFWPNSSTRMRDITDGSSNTFIYGEFRPSIMSDVGWGSGGACYDNRCSPWVRGITLEGSGATKVMRYGPNQVFPKTAYTSDWTVLPFSSPHVGGVHMLNTDGTVVFVSENIDINIWRYRGSMADGQVIGD, encoded by the coding sequence ATGGACAACAAACCTCATCCAAGAGGTAAACGTGGTTTTACGCTCATTGAATTATTAGTTGTGATTGCGATTATCGCGATTTTGATCGCGCTTTTACTACCTGCTGTACAACAGGCACGTGAAGCGGCACGACGTTCGACGTGTAAAAATAACCTTAAGCAAATTGGTCTGGCTTTACACAATTATCACGAAACATTTACCCGGTTTCCTCCAGGTAGTATCGGATGGTCATTTACGGCAAGTTCTTCTGCCAACCCCCAGTTGAACAGCATGGGACCGTTAGTCATGATCTTGCCGTACATGGATATGTCTACGATTTATAATCAGTTTGATTTCAGTCTCAGCTACGCCAATCCTGCGAATGTTGCTTTATCAGAAAACATAATTCCCACTTATCTCTGCCCTTCTTATTCGGGAGATACCACTGTTTCCGAACATGGCTATCGTGGCTGGAATTCCAACACCAGGAAGGCAATTACAAATTATTTAGGAGTCGGTGGTTCTCCGACAACGGGATCAATACTGCGTCTAACATCTGGTACGAGCCTACCTGCAAATCAAAGAGGAATATTCTGGCCAAATAGCAGCACCCGCATGCGGGATATTACTGATGGTTCCTCTAACACTTTCATTTATGGAGAATTTCGTCCTTCGATCATGTCGGATGTAGGTTGGGGTTCTGGTGGTGCATGTTACGATAATCGTTGTAGCCCCTGGGTGCGTGGTATTACGCTTGAAGGCAGCGGAGCGACCAAAGTGATGCGATATGGGCCGAATCAAGTCTTTCCTAAAACGGCTTATACCAGTGACTGGACTGTACTCCCTTTTAGCTCACCTCATGTGGGGGGAGTGCATATGCTAAATACCGATGGGACTGTGGTTTTTGTCAGCGAAAATATTGATATCAATATCTGGCGTTATCGCGGTAGCATGGCCGATGGCCAAGTGATTGGAGATTAA